The Fusarium fujikuroi IMI 58289 draft genome, chromosome FFUJ_chr01 sequence TCACCGGCCTAAAAACCATCGGCAAAatattcttcatcctcaacatcatcctcttcctaACCTTCACAGCCCTCATCATCGCGCGCTTCGTTATGAAACCCCGCGCCTTCTCAACCAGTCTGCACCATCCGTCTGAatctttcttcttcggcGCTTTTTGGGTCTCTATCGCGTTGATCCTCACGGGTGCGCAGTCGTACGGCGGTCCGGAGACGGGACCGTGGTTCACGACTGCTATGAGGGTGGTGTTTTGGATTTATTATGCTTGTGAGATGGTGGTGGCGGTGACGCAGTATCATATTATCTTTGAGACGGAGAGGCTTGATATTTCCGAGGCGTTGCCGGGTTGGATATTGCCTGCGTATCCGTTTTTGGTGACGGGCATGTTGGCGGCCAAGGTGGCGGGGAGTCAACCGCAGTGGAGTGCTGTGCAGATTATAGTTGCTGGTTTGATGGGCCAGGGACTTGGATGGATGCTTGCCCTGTTTATCTATGCAGTTTACTTGTCGAGACTGATTCAGCACAAGTTGCCAGATGCATCCAAGAGGCCTGGCATGTTCATCGCTGTTGGACCAACAGGTAACGTCGCTCCAATCActatcctcaacctcatgcTAACTTTTGTAGCCTTTACGTGCGGCGGTCTAATTGCACTTGGTACCCAGGCCAAGTCCGCTCTTCCAGATGACTTCCTCAGCACCCCTAACATCCCCGCCGGCGAACTCTGGTCCGGCATGTCAGTGGCCGCAGGGCTCTTCATCTGGCTCATGGCGATCTGGTTCTCGGCCCTGTCCGCGATATCAGTCCTCCGCGCCGCTCGAAGAATGGACTTTGGTTTGTCGTGGTGGGCACTTGTTTTCCCCAACGTCGGTCTTGCTCTGGCGAGTATCAATGTTGGAAACACTCTGTCATCGAGGGGCATCAAGATTTTTGCATCGACGTTGACGGTTGTATTGGTTATTGTGTGGTTTATCTGTGCGGCTTTCCACATTCGGGCCATTATTAGGAGGGATTTGCTTGCTGTTGGGAAGGATCTGGATGTTGAGCATGTTAATAAGCAGCATGATATaaaggctgagaagcaaaGAGATTAGCTAACGAGTAGCTGAAATTTATATATCACTGGATGGTATCAATCGTGGCTTTCGAAAGGACTTGCAGGTCAAAATACTCGAACTATGACATATTTTCTATCGCTCTAAGCCCTTTAAACGTCTTACGTGTTTAATCGAGTCCGGCTGGACAAAAGACGCAAGTGCTTCCTCAGAGCCAGAAATTGTATGTCTACAAACCCTTGGTTGTCGCCCATACCGTACTTTTTGCTAAGGCGTGGCGTCGCCACCAGTCATCATTGCGTTCTATGTGACAGTCCTTGCGCTTAGACAGCATTATCATCTGAGCCATAATAATGTACAATGAGTGTGATTCCAAGGCCACTACAAAACTGAGTTATAAACCctctctgactctgacttaCTTCAACCAGACAGACTAGGCATATTCGGTGAGATCTAATGATTCCTGTCCTTAAACAGGATCTCAAAGTCCGGCTCAGGAGAGCACTAACAAAGGTCAGCATCAGATCCAGGCATCAACTCAAGCATTCAAACTTACCAATACTTCAAACTCGATATTCTTGGGCCGACTCACTCCATCGGGCCGCTTGATATCATAGTTCATCAACAGCTCcgccatgatgagcttgatgttgatggcgcTGAGATATCTCCCCGGGCACGCATGTCGTCCAAAGCCCCAGGACAGATCATCCGTCCCGCTGCTGGAATACATGTacttcttttccttgccAGGGGCTTTGCGCCATTTGTGAAAGCGCAGACCATCAAACTCCTCTGGGTTCTCATACAGCTCGTGGTCTTTGTGAATGGAACAAGTATTGATTTCTAGTTTGGTGCCTTTAGGAACGAATGTGCCATCTGGGAGCTTCATGTCTGCGATAGCTGCGCGCTGGAAGGTTGCTGTAGCCTGTTAGCGCCTCGTGAAGCTTGTAATTCTTTTTAGTGGACACACTGAGATCAGGTGAATTAAAGCGCTGACTCTCTTTGAGAAAGCTGTCAAGCTTGTCCATGGCCACCGTCGAGTCCTTCGTAAAATTCCCATTCTCATCTCGCGGCACTGACTTGACCTCCTCCCAAAGAATAGGGATATACTCTGGGTGCGCCACAAGGTCATAAATAGCCTGCGTCGTCGACGAAAACGTCGTAACAGTCCCTACAGCAATCAAGGTCATCTGATGCAACAACTgcagctcaacatcatccgcAATGTGCTCATTCCTCCCATTACTCAAATGATCCAGCATTGTCGGCGGATCCTCAAGATTACCTCCTTTCTCCTGCCTCTCACGCATAGAAGCCATAACTCGCTTGCGGCCCTTGGTCCATTGATCTCTGATGGCTGCCCGTTCGGGGATGAATCTGTACACAAGGGGTCGGAGCCACGGGTGCCATTGCTTGAGAGCACGGATGCAGTCGAAGCATGCTAGGACGTAGCCGGTGGAGGCGGCGAGCCATTCTTCGTCTAGGCTGGCGGCTGTACCTTGGAAGACGCGGGCGTTGTTGGTGGCGATGAGGCGGAGGACTTTGTCGTGGACTTTGACGGGAGTCCATTCTTGTCGCTGGTCAGTGGAGCCTCAGCTGAGTATATGGCGAGACTAGCCTTTGTATTTTCCGATAATATTTGGCATGTTCTTTCGAACCATGCGATGCAAGAGCGGTGTGAAGGCGGCTAGGGTCATTAGCCTAAGCTGGTATATGAAGCAACAGCCAGGAAAGATACTCACAGAGCGATCCAGTCAGATTAGCCTTGATAGCGTGGATTACGTATTCTGCTGGGCCGCCAAAATGCGTATACTCGATTTGCATGTCCTTGTAGAGTCAGTCAGTAGCTATCGAATAGAGTGCTTGGGAAGAGCAGGCGGACATTGTCAATTGAGACTTTGAAGCTGAGCGCAGGATGGCTTTTAAGTTCATCGAGGAAGCTCGGTGGAATCACTAGCTTGACTCCTTTCAATCTGTCAGTCGATCCAATTGATTTGTATCATTGCTCGTCTTACCATCCTGTgtatcaagaccaaagacctCATTTTTGAACTAGGCCTTTAGCATGTCGCTTTGTGCACGATAGTTGTCGCCATACCTTTACATATCCTTTTGCCATAACAGCTCGAGGATTGAAGCAATACTCCAGAGCCCTCCGTCGCGCACTTTTGATCTCGTCTTGAAGGAGTATCTTGACCTTGGGTTTTCCGCTTGAGGTCCAAAATCTCAAAGCGATCAGGAAGATAGAAGTGACTGCTATAGCTCCAGCGGTAACTATAGTTGTCCACGATGCTTGGCTACACATCGCGCCAATCGGTTGTTGGGAGGGAAGCCTGGTACTCATGTTGGAACTGTTCGTCATCGCATAAGATAATTCGGATATACCTTACAGAGACCATCACGATATGAGCAAGGTCTTTATATGCTAATTGGCTCTTCAATTCTCATGTGAAACCAGCATTTGTTTGCGACGCTAAAtattgttcttgttgaggtCACGGCGCTAGACATTGTTCTTTTTGGTGGCTGAGTTTGCAGACCACCAACGGCCAAATTAAGCTCACTAAGTCTCCGATTGTTCTCGATTGTTTTTTCTTCCGACTGTGTAAGTGGGCGCAGTCCATTTAGTCATCAACTCGGCACTCGGACTTAGCATACTCATTTGATTTTGTCGCGAGTCGTTGTTTGGTGGAGGCGCGTCTGGCGTAAGACAGAATACAGATGTCAACTGGCTCACACTCATTTAGTTTCAAGGCCGCAGTGTCTGTTTCGTATATGGTTGATATATCAACGAAAGTGGTGCTATTTATGCtactaattataactagataCTAGATACCTAATTAGGGAAACATGTTATACCCACGTTAGAAGACTATTAGAAATAGGTAAACCTCTAGCACAGACAAAGTTTATGTAGCCTAGAAGAAGTGTTCAAGTGTTTAATAGGCCATCAGCTCGGCACCTCCTTATTGGAAGTACAGGTGAGTTAATAGCGCATCCGACAGAGTTAGAAGGATGCCACCTTCAGCTCAGAGAATGGCTTCATTTGGAACATGTGTtctgcaccaccaccactaaGTCCCACCGTCTCCTCGCCACGCTCCGTCATCAGTTTGGCGTAGTCTTTAAGCGCCTCAGCACCAAACGAGGCACGGGTAATAACGCTGCACAGATCCGCTGCTTCTTGGAACGCAGAGTTGGCACCGACACCTCCAACAGGTGTCATTGGATGTGCTGCATCGCCTAGCAACGTCACTGCCGCACAGTCGGGGCTTTTGACCAGTTCGTCCCATTCCCGCTTGAATGTCTCTGGCAAGCATGCGAAGAATGCAAGCGTCGACGATGCAGATTGCTCCTGTTTCTGCAGCAATGAACGGACGGTTGGATGCCAGCTCTTGGTCATCTGCAGTGTCGTCTCAACAGACTGCGCTGCATCGAGGCCGTGGAGATCTTCTGCTGCGATTCCCAGCAGGGGTCTGTTGATGCATAGTACCCAGTACACGTAGTCATCTGGCACTCTATACTTGGCCCTTTCGTCTAAGCTTAGGTCTCGAGGAAACTCCATCGTATCAgtgaagagcttgagccCAGGCTTGCTGCCATCTCCAGCAAGACATATTCCTCCGAAGAATTCGTTGGCCATCGAAGCTCTAGTTTCGGGCTTGGTGAATGTCTTTCCATAGATCGCTCCGCACTCGGTGTCCAAGACAGTGTAATTCGGCATCAGCTGCCGACGAATGTGTGATCTGGTACCGTCGGCGCCAACCAGGATGGCTCCTGTTTCCTTGGTGCCATCTGTAAACGTCACCTCGACACCATCACTGGTGACGCGATAGCTTTTGAACGTCTTTCCAAAGCTGATATCATCTTCTAGCCCCTCCATGAGCACATTTCGAAGAACAACACGATCAGCGTTATAATACTTCCCCTCCGGCATCGGAGGCGGACCGCGTCGCTCACCAGACGGTGTTGGTTTCTGACCAGTGACAGCATCGAGACCGCTCATGGCTGGGTTGAAGAGGGCACAGGTATTTTCGTAGGCCTTCCAGAGATTGTCTGGGAGCAGTTTGCGGAGTGCACCCGCGCCGTCGGGGTTTATGCGAATGCGATAACCTTGGGGACGGAAGTCTGCGGATGAATCACGCTCAAAGATGTGGAATGGTACAGATGGACTCGTGTGTTTGAGCCCCTGAGCGAGAGCGAGTCCTCCAAGTCCTCCTCCGACGATCAAGATCCTGTGTTGGCAAGCGGGTGACATTTTGATGGAAAAAACGAGTAATGAGTTTGTAGTTTCAAGCGAACAAGTGGTGAAATAAAATTCTACTGAGATGTTGCTAAGTTGAATCCCTATGAAATGTCTTtacagtatttatatatctttaaataagaAGCCTTTTTCTATAACTTCGCCATTTAGTCAATTTCGTATCATCCGGCTGGAATGTTCGGGACTTTCTACTTTCCGATGAGACTACCCTGGAGCTATCACCGGAGAATTGTGCGAGCCGAACGAACGCTCTGTCCAATCAAAGAGCTGGTGATTTTCACCTTACCTGACTGAGTCAAGGTTCGTTGATCACTTTCAGACTTTACTGTTTATGGTAAGGTTATCTCCTGTCGTCATGCTTGGACTAACGTCAGATAcggggaaaccggccacccccagaaaccggccacccgctttttaacctaaccacctaatttataatattttaattaatttataactctaCCAATTTTAATTGTAGAAACTTGTAAACTATATCAATTAATTCAGAATGATgaaatttactaaaaaagatataagcgCTACtttttagatagttatagatggaatttctataaataaagctgCTGCAGCTTATGGCATTAACCTGTAATGGTTAGTTCCTAACTGTAGATAAACTAAGCCGtgctaggtttattattagcagaTTATATAGGGCGTAATACTAAGCGATTATTAAAGTGTTATgtctcttaatagtagatttaatatatattaggcttaattaatataaagaagttttattaatagctagtaagctaaaatctataaaagtgtaaataggtatattctatatactaaagtattttcTAGTAGGGCTAACtataagtaaggttattattagtcttagtataatatacttttagactgctattagtttaatattagttggttttatattaaattagtctattattagatataccttctaatagttagtttaggtagttatatctttattggGTAAATTTATAGGTCCCTTATATATATGTAATATAAGCAttagggttataatataatctcctCTCTTTAGTAGTCTTGCCTTTAAGgcctattattttaattaatattatatttcttttagtaagtCCTAacttaaaccttttattattatattttgCTATATCTAACTGTAtctctaaatagatattttagaaagattataaaatttaaatacttgCGCTTTCtgttaaatttatatataaaaaagccaatatactatatacttattgcTTTTAAATAGGTAAGAGTAAAAAatgttttatatttatagattcCTTAcattatagtaaatatatttaggctaaaaagtcttataataGCACTTATATTGcttctttatataagttattttatGTTTTTCTAATTTAGTGTTTTTACtgattttatagtaatattattaataaaataagaaaagaaattagagaataataaaaattaagtaagtaaggatctttttaagctttatgAGGAGATAGTAGCTTTATAAATATGCCTTGCTAAAGCTGCTAGTTATTTATCctgtatttataaaatttaaa is a genomic window containing:
- a CDS encoding related to salicylate 1-monooxygenase (flavoprotein monooxygenase), whose product is MSPACQHRILIVGGGLGGLALAQGLKHTSPSVPFHIFERDSSADFRPQGYRIRINPDGAGALRKLLPDNLWKAYENTCALFNPAMSGLDAVTGQKPTPSGERRGPPPMPEGKYYNADRVVLRNVLMEGLEDDISFGKTFKSYRVTSDGVEVTFTDGTKETGAILVGADGTRSHIRRQLMPNYTVLDTECGAIYGKTFTKPETRASMANEFFGGICLAGDGSKPGLKLFTDTMEFPRDLSLDERAKYRVPDDYVYWVLCINRPLLGIAAEDLHGLDAAQSVETTLQMTKSWHPTVRSLLQKQEQSASSTLAFFACLPETFKREWDELVKSPDCAAVTLLGDAAHPMTPVGGVGANSAFQEAADLCSVITRASFGAEALKDYAKLMTERGEETVGLSGGGAEHMFQMKPFSELKVASF
- a CDS encoding related to C4-dicarboxylate transport protein mae1, which translates into the protein MSQPSDPQYDAVDGYARDINGRPVDIESGSSARDRAFPKNAPRPLRLRDRVVRITWSWFPCTMSTGGLANLLNEQPYTFTGLKTIGKIFFILNIILFLTFTALIIARFVMKPRAFSTSLHHPSESFFFGAFWVSIALILTGAQSYGGPETGPWFTTAMRVVFWIYYACEMVVAVTQYHIIFETERLDISEALPGWILPAYPFLVTGMLAAKVAGSQPQWSAVQIIVAGLMGQGLGWMLALFIYAVYLSRLIQHKLPDASKRPGMFIAVGPTGNVAPITILNLMLTFVAFTCGGLIALGTQAKSALPDDFLSTPNIPAGELWSGMSVAAGLFIWLMAIWFSALSAISVLRAARRMDFGLSWWALVFPNVGLALASINVGNTLSSRGIKIFASTLTVVLVIVWFICAAFHIRAIIRRDLLAVGKDLDVEHVNKQHDIKAEKQRD
- a CDS encoding related to cytochrome P450 monooxygenase, with amino-acid sequence MSTRLPSQQPIGAMCSQASWTTIVTAGAIAVTSIFLIALRFWTSSGKPKVKILLQDEIKSARRRALEYCFNPRAVMAKGYVKFKNEVFGLDTQDGVKLVIPPSFLDELKSHPALSFKVSIDNDMQIEYTHFGGPAEYVIHAIKANLTGSLSAFTPLLHRMRQEWTPVKVHDKVLRLIATNNARVFQGTAASLDEEWLAASTGYVLACFDCIRALKQWHPWLRPLVYRFIPERAAIRDQWTKGRKRVMASMRERQEKGGNLEDPPTMLDHLSNGRNEHIADDVELQLLHQMTLIAVGTVTTFSSTTQAIYDLVAHPEYIPILWEEVKSVPRDENGNFTKDSTVAMDKLDSFLKESQRFNSPDLTTFQRAAIADMKLPDGTFVPKGTKLEINTCSIHKDHELYENPEEFDGLRFHKWRKAPGKEKKYMYSSSGTDDLSWGFGRHACPGRYLSAINIKLIMAELLMNYDIKRPDGVSRPKNIEFEVLCSPEPDFEILFKDRNH